Proteins encoded by one window of Kribbella italica:
- a CDS encoding alpha/beta hydrolase produces MPVQAHAEEFRSPGSGPDAATGILLSHGFTGSPKSMRPFAEHLAGEGFGVAVPRLPGHGTHWREANTTTWQDWYAVLDNEFERLRKEHERVFLAGLSMGGCLVLRLAEQHGADVAGLVLVNPSVQTDDKRLAALPVLQRFLPSFPGISNDIKKPGVDEGAYDRMPLRALHSLSQLWKVTRDDLAKVTQPVLLFRSTVDHVVEPSSGRTVLSRISSRDVTETLLEDSYHVATLDNDAPRIFADATAFVRRIGTDA; encoded by the coding sequence GTGCCCGTGCAAGCCCACGCGGAGGAGTTCCGCAGCCCCGGTTCCGGCCCGGACGCCGCGACCGGGATCCTGCTCAGTCACGGCTTCACCGGGTCCCCGAAGTCGATGCGCCCGTTCGCGGAGCACCTGGCCGGCGAGGGGTTCGGCGTCGCCGTACCGCGGCTGCCCGGGCACGGCACGCACTGGCGCGAGGCGAACACCACGACCTGGCAGGACTGGTACGCCGTGCTCGACAACGAGTTCGAGCGGCTGCGCAAGGAGCACGAGCGGGTCTTCCTGGCCGGGCTGTCGATGGGTGGGTGCCTCGTCCTGCGACTGGCCGAGCAGCACGGCGCGGACGTCGCCGGGCTCGTGCTGGTGAACCCGTCGGTGCAGACCGACGACAAGCGCCTGGCGGCGCTGCCGGTGCTGCAGCGGTTCCTGCCGTCGTTCCCGGGGATCTCGAACGACATCAAGAAGCCGGGCGTCGACGAGGGCGCGTACGACCGGATGCCGTTGCGCGCGCTGCACTCGCTGTCGCAGCTGTGGAAGGTCACGCGGGACGATCTGGCGAAGGTGACGCAGCCGGTGCTGCTGTTCCGCAGTACTGTCGATCACGTCGTCGAACCGAGCTCCGGACGGACCGTGCTGTCCCGGATCTCGTCCCGCGACGTCACCGAGACCCTGCTCGAGGACAGTTATCACGTGGCCACTTTGGACAACGACGCACCACGCATCTTCGCCGACGCGACCGCCTTCGTCCGCCGGATCGGCACCGATGCGTGA
- a CDS encoding enoyl-CoA hydratase-related protein, protein MSELVHLGSADGVATITLDSPHNKNALSQQLTGELLERLATAGADDAVRVIVIRSALDVFCSGADLTEATTVGMGVGAQRMVDVQRAIVANPKPVVARVAGPVRAGGIGIVAAADISVAAASSTFALTEVRLGLAAATISLTVLPRLTDRAASLTFLTGDGFDGTEAARLGLVSRAVPDEELDDAVDGVLTSLLKGVPQGLRETKKLLTRELLADIDARGKDLAELSASLFGSEPAREAMLAFLNRRKK, encoded by the coding sequence ATGAGCGAACTGGTGCATCTCGGGTCGGCCGACGGCGTTGCGACGATCACGCTGGACTCGCCGCACAACAAGAACGCGCTGTCGCAGCAGCTGACCGGGGAACTGCTGGAGCGGCTGGCGACGGCCGGTGCGGACGACGCGGTCCGGGTGATCGTGATCCGGTCGGCGCTCGATGTGTTCTGCTCCGGCGCCGACCTGACCGAGGCGACGACGGTCGGCATGGGCGTCGGCGCGCAGCGGATGGTCGACGTCCAGCGGGCGATCGTCGCCAACCCGAAGCCGGTGGTTGCCCGGGTGGCCGGCCCGGTGCGGGCGGGTGGGATCGGGATCGTGGCGGCGGCGGACATCAGCGTGGCGGCGGCCAGTTCGACGTTCGCGCTGACCGAGGTGCGGCTGGGGCTGGCGGCGGCGACGATCTCGCTGACGGTGCTCCCCCGGTTGACCGATCGCGCCGCCTCGCTGACGTTCCTGACCGGCGACGGCTTCGACGGGACCGAGGCCGCGCGGCTCGGGCTGGTCTCGCGGGCGGTGCCGGACGAGGAACTGGACGACGCGGTTGACGGCGTACTGACGTCGCTGCTGAAGGGCGTGCCACAAGGCTTGCGGGAGACGAAGAAGCTGCTCACCCGCGAGCTGCTCGCCGATATCGATGCCCGGGGCAAGGATCTTGCCGAGCTGTCGGCGAGTCTGTTCGGGTCGGAGCCGGCGCGCGAGGCGATGCTCGCGTTCCTCAACCGCCGGAAGAAGTAG
- a CDS encoding endonuclease/exonuclease/phosphatase family protein codes for MSVGPSLRVLSYNVHRWGDDREALARVVQACAPDVALVQEAPTWWGTRRKRRAMAASFGMTYVAGAARNAILVAGSTEVLEPLHWRVWRPFLRRRFRLIATQLPGGGVGGRVTLGSTPLALVVCHLGLHIRGRQHELEQVLKGCRSFNLPYLLVGDLNEEPDGPVWKRLADEGLTDLGIDAGPTFHSDNPERRIDGALLSPELHGRLIPLDEIDGVTRDDLAKGSDHLPLLIELTE; via the coding sequence ATGAGCGTGGGCCCGTCGTTGCGGGTGCTCTCCTACAACGTGCATCGCTGGGGCGACGACCGGGAGGCGCTGGCGCGCGTCGTACAGGCGTGTGCTCCTGATGTCGCGCTGGTGCAGGAGGCGCCGACCTGGTGGGGGACCCGGCGCAAGCGGCGGGCGATGGCGGCGTCGTTCGGGATGACGTACGTCGCCGGCGCCGCCCGCAACGCCATTTTGGTTGCTGGAAGCACCGAAGTGCTGGAACCCCTGCACTGGCGGGTCTGGCGGCCTTTCCTGCGCCGCAGGTTCCGGCTGATCGCCACCCAACTGCCCGGTGGCGGAGTCGGCGGGCGCGTGACGCTCGGCTCGACCCCGCTGGCGTTGGTCGTCTGCCACCTCGGCCTGCACATCCGCGGCCGCCAGCACGAGCTGGAACAGGTGCTGAAGGGCTGTCGCTCCTTCAACCTTCCGTACCTCCTGGTCGGCGACCTCAACGAGGAACCCGACGGCCCGGTCTGGAAGCGCTTGGCCGACGAGGGCCTCACCGATCTCGGTATCGACGCCGGCCCGACCTTCCACTCCGACAACCCGGAACGCCGCATCGACGGCGCCCTGCTGTCGCCGGAGCTCCACGGCCGCCTGATCCCGCTCGACGAGATCGACGGCGTCACTCGCGACGACCTCGCGAAGGGCTCCGACCACTTGCCGCTGCTGATCGAGCTGACCGAATAA
- a CDS encoding lysophospholipid acyltransferase family protein has product MFIRRFLVAPLARLLFRPKVSGLDNIPETGPALLVSNHLAFSDSIFLPVAVPRQIVFPAKSEYFTGPGLKGKLVATFFRSIGQIPIDRSGGRASLAALNTGLEILGKGELFGIYPEGTRSPDGRLYKGKTGVARMAIVAGVPVIPVAMIDTEKVNPPGTMVPKWFVKEPGRRLPRLVRPGVAIGKPLDFSRYEGMERDRFVLRSVTDEIMYAMMELSGQEYVDMYAEKAKELLKAGEKIDDHLKPRLDDTKAS; this is encoded by the coding sequence ATGTTCATCCGGCGGTTCCTCGTCGCGCCGCTCGCGAGGTTGCTGTTCCGGCCCAAGGTCAGTGGCCTGGACAACATCCCGGAGACCGGTCCGGCGCTGCTGGTCAGCAACCACCTCGCGTTCTCGGACTCGATCTTCCTGCCGGTCGCCGTACCGCGGCAGATCGTCTTCCCGGCCAAGTCGGAGTACTTCACCGGCCCGGGCCTCAAGGGCAAGCTGGTGGCGACCTTCTTCCGGTCGATCGGCCAGATCCCGATCGACCGCTCCGGCGGGCGCGCCTCGCTGGCCGCGCTGAACACCGGCCTGGAGATCCTCGGCAAGGGTGAGCTGTTCGGGATCTACCCCGAGGGCACCCGCTCGCCCGACGGCCGGCTGTACAAGGGCAAGACCGGCGTCGCCCGGATGGCGATCGTGGCCGGCGTCCCGGTCATCCCGGTCGCGATGATCGACACCGAGAAGGTCAACCCGCCCGGCACGATGGTGCCGAAGTGGTTCGTCAAGGAGCCCGGCCGCCGCCTGCCGCGCCTGGTCCGCCCCGGCGTCGCGATCGGCAAGCCGCTCGACTTCTCCCGGTACGAGGGGATGGAGCGCGACCGGTTCGTGCTGCGCTCGGTCACCGACGAGATCATGTACGCGATGATGGAGCTGTCCGGCCAGGAGTACGTCGACATGTACGCCGAGAAGGCCAAGGAACTGCTCAAGGCCGGCGAGAAGATCGACGACCACCTCAAGCCGCGGCTGGACGACACCAAGGCGTCCTGA
- a CDS encoding SDR family oxidoreductase, translating into MTSRPVALVTGVGRRVGIGAGIAEALAASGWDVAFSYLTGYDARMPWGPDAEARAETTAVLEGHGARVLAVEADLQDVDAPAALIGTVRDELGPVRALVMAHCESVDSSILDTTVESFDRHFAVNARAIWLLIKAYAEQFDAPYGTGRIVALTSDHTVHNLPYGASKGALDRITLAAAEELKHLGLTANVVNPGPIDTGWMSAEIKQSGTDATALGRLGTPQDTGDLISFLCSERGGWMNGQLLYSNGGFKP; encoded by the coding sequence ATGACGAGCAGACCTGTTGCGCTGGTGACCGGAGTCGGACGACGCGTCGGGATCGGTGCCGGGATCGCGGAGGCGCTCGCGGCGAGCGGGTGGGACGTTGCCTTCAGCTACCTGACCGGGTACGACGCGCGGATGCCGTGGGGGCCGGACGCCGAGGCGCGTGCCGAGACGACCGCCGTACTGGAAGGGCACGGCGCGCGGGTGCTCGCGGTCGAGGCCGATCTGCAGGACGTCGACGCGCCGGCCGCGCTGATCGGCACGGTGCGCGACGAGCTCGGACCCGTCCGCGCGCTGGTGATGGCGCACTGCGAGAGCGTCGACAGCAGCATCCTCGACACCACCGTCGAGAGCTTCGACCGGCACTTCGCGGTGAACGCGCGGGCGATCTGGCTGCTGATCAAGGCGTACGCCGAGCAGTTCGACGCGCCGTACGGCACCGGCCGGATCGTCGCACTGACCAGCGATCACACCGTGCACAACCTGCCGTACGGCGCGAGCAAGGGCGCGCTGGACAGGATCACTCTGGCCGCCGCCGAAGAGCTCAAGCACCTCGGGCTGACCGCGAACGTCGTCAACCCGGGTCCGATCGACACCGGCTGGATGTCGGCGGAGATCAAGCAGTCGGGGACCGACGCCACCGCGCTCGGTCGCCTCGGCACTCCGCAGGACACCGGGGACCTGATCAGCTTCCTCTGTTCCGAGCGGGGCGGCTGGATGAACGGCCAGCTGCTCTACAGCAACGGTGGTTTCAAGCCGTAG
- a CDS encoding DUF2237 family protein, which yields MVAARWLQAYHDGVAAPVVLAATHRRALDTIPLAVLRQHAVDVPPDLSSLE from the coding sequence GTGGTCGCCGCGCGGTGGTTGCAGGCGTACCACGACGGCGTCGCGGCTCCCGTCGTACTGGCTGCCACGCACCGGCGGGCGCTGGACACCATCCCGCTCGCGGTGCTGCGGCAGCACGCGGTCGACGTACCACCTGATCTCAGCTCGCTGGAGTGA
- a CDS encoding TIGR00300 family protein: protein MQVTETVEITGHLMDSGLLSRVLDDIRGYGGEYTLDKFDLGYDKDDPSTVRMTVGAEDEESLQRLLMRIQTKGANLVNPGTAEITAVDQDGVFPDGFYSTTNLPTSVRLDGHWIQVTNPEMDCGLLVENGPGSSTVRTIPMSEVKAGMRVVTSAQGVKVAPPIVASSEEAFGFMESDVSSEKPQRVLVKQVADGMREAKANGQKVLWVGGPGIVHTGAAPAMVAIVEAGYVDVLFAGNALATHDIESSLYGTSLGVDLARGRGVEHGHEHHIRAINTIRKSGSIAAAVEQGVLTSGVMHAMVKKGGTYVLVGSVRDDGPLPDVYTDVLAGQRAMRAELDGVGYCLMAATMLHSVATGNILPAAIPLTCVDINPATVTKLADRGSSQARGIVTDVGLFIEHLARELSPAYADVK, encoded by the coding sequence GTGCAGGTCACCGAGACGGTCGAGATCACCGGCCACCTGATGGACTCCGGGCTGTTGTCCCGGGTCCTCGACGACATCCGCGGCTACGGCGGCGAGTACACGCTGGACAAGTTCGACCTCGGCTACGACAAGGACGACCCGTCGACGGTCCGGATGACGGTCGGCGCCGAGGACGAGGAGTCCCTGCAGCGGTTGCTGATGCGGATCCAGACCAAGGGCGCGAACCTGGTCAACCCCGGCACCGCCGAGATCACCGCGGTCGACCAGGACGGCGTCTTCCCCGACGGCTTCTACTCGACCACCAACCTGCCGACCAGCGTCCGCCTCGACGGCCACTGGATCCAGGTCACCAACCCGGAGATGGACTGCGGCCTGCTGGTCGAGAACGGCCCAGGATCGAGCACGGTCCGGACCATCCCGATGTCCGAGGTGAAGGCCGGGATGCGGGTCGTCACCAGCGCGCAGGGCGTCAAGGTCGCGCCGCCGATCGTCGCCAGCAGCGAGGAGGCGTTCGGCTTCATGGAGTCCGACGTCTCCAGCGAGAAGCCGCAGCGGGTGCTGGTCAAGCAGGTCGCCGACGGCATGCGCGAGGCGAAGGCCAACGGCCAGAAGGTGCTCTGGGTCGGCGGCCCCGGCATCGTGCACACCGGCGCGGCCCCGGCGATGGTCGCGATCGTCGAGGCCGGGTACGTCGACGTCCTGTTCGCCGGCAACGCGCTGGCCACCCACGACATCGAGTCCTCGCTGTACGGGACGTCGCTCGGTGTCGACCTGGCCCGCGGCCGCGGCGTCGAGCACGGCCACGAGCACCACATCCGCGCGATCAACACCATCCGCAAGTCCGGCTCGATCGCGGCCGCCGTCGAGCAGGGCGTGCTCACCTCCGGCGTGATGCACGCGATGGTGAAGAAGGGCGGCACGTACGTGCTGGTCGGGTCGGTCCGCGACGACGGCCCGCTGCCCGACGTCTACACCGACGTCCTGGCCGGGCAGCGCGCGATGCGTGCCGAGCTGGACGGCGTCGGCTACTGCCTGATGGCCGCGACCATGCTGCACTCCGTTGCGACGGGCAACATCCTGCCGGCCGCGATCCCGCTCACCTGCGTGGACATCAACCCGGCCACGGTGACCAAGCTGGCCGACCGCGGATCGTCGCAGGCCCGCGGCATCGTCACCGACGTCGGGCTGTTCATCGAGCACCTGGCGCGCGAGCTGTCGCCGGCGTACGCGGACGTGAAGTAG
- a CDS encoding sigma-70 family RNA polymerase sigma factor: protein MEQISGGEQRAFEELYRAHYVAVLAYAVRRSAGVEAARDVVSEVFEVAWRRRDDIPARYELPWLYRVAAHRLGHRYRSDRRELLALRRLATEASTDAVTPGTAEQVESAQALADVTVALGGLSVQDQQVLLLNAWEGLTGSELAVALGCSTTAAGVRLHRARRRLRSAAGIREPSPPAPAVDGVVQSTGDRR, encoded by the coding sequence GTGGAGCAGATCAGCGGCGGGGAGCAGCGGGCGTTCGAGGAGTTGTACCGGGCGCACTACGTGGCCGTGCTGGCGTACGCCGTCCGCCGGTCCGCCGGAGTGGAGGCGGCGCGCGACGTGGTCTCGGAGGTGTTCGAGGTCGCGTGGCGGCGGCGGGACGACATTCCGGCGCGGTACGAGTTGCCGTGGTTGTACCGGGTCGCGGCTCACCGGCTGGGCCATCGGTACCGCAGCGACCGGCGGGAGCTTCTGGCGCTGCGGCGACTGGCGACCGAGGCCTCGACCGACGCTGTGACGCCCGGGACGGCGGAACAGGTCGAGTCGGCGCAGGCGCTGGCCGATGTGACCGTGGCGTTGGGCGGACTCAGCGTGCAGGACCAGCAGGTCCTGCTGCTGAACGCCTGGGAAGGCCTGACCGGCAGCGAACTCGCCGTCGCGCTCGGCTGCTCCACCACCGCGGCCGGAGTCCGGCTGCACCGCGCCCGGCGGCGGCTGAGGTCCGCCGCCGGGATCCGCGAGCCCTCCCCGCCGGCGCCTGCCGTCGACGGGGTCGTTCAAAGCACAGGAGACCGACGATGA
- a CDS encoding threonine aldolase family protein, whose amino-acid sequence MIDLRSDTVTRPSAGMLAAMTSAPVGDDVYGEDPTITALEERVAGLLGHEAALFVVTGSLANILGVRALVPPGSEVLCEARAHIARAELGAHATVSGVTTRTWSTPDGRIDLGQIRELIAPDLGPYFVQTAAVSVENTHNFGGGWIQHSYDALADLLDEARLPLHLDGARLWNASVATGVPLSAYGSRAAAVSVCLSKGLGAPVGSVVAGSAELIREARVWRKRLGAGWRQAGVLAAAGLYAIDHNVERLAEDHANARRIAEILADAAPGSVKPDQVETNIVVADLAATGHTVAEVVAGAEQAGVLVGGVGATQLRVVTHLDASADDCRQAAETIARLLR is encoded by the coding sequence TTGATCGATCTTCGGTCCGACACCGTGACGCGGCCGTCGGCGGGGATGCTGGCGGCGATGACGAGCGCGCCGGTCGGGGACGACGTGTACGGCGAGGACCCGACGATCACCGCGCTCGAGGAGCGGGTCGCGGGGTTGCTCGGGCACGAGGCGGCGCTGTTCGTCGTCACCGGCTCGCTGGCGAACATCCTCGGCGTCCGCGCGCTGGTCCCGCCGGGGTCCGAGGTGCTGTGCGAGGCCCGGGCGCACATCGCACGCGCCGAGCTCGGTGCGCACGCGACCGTCAGCGGCGTGACCACGCGGACGTGGAGCACGCCGGACGGCCGGATCGACCTCGGCCAGATCCGCGAGCTGATCGCGCCGGATCTCGGCCCGTACTTCGTCCAGACGGCCGCGGTGTCGGTGGAGAACACGCACAACTTCGGCGGCGGCTGGATCCAGCACTCGTACGACGCGCTGGCGGACCTGCTCGACGAGGCACGGTTGCCGTTGCACCTGGACGGCGCCCGCCTGTGGAACGCGTCGGTCGCGACGGGGGTGCCGCTGTCGGCGTACGGATCGCGCGCCGCGGCCGTCAGCGTCTGCTTGTCGAAGGGTCTCGGTGCACCGGTCGGATCGGTGGTCGCCGGCTCGGCCGAGCTGATCCGGGAAGCGCGCGTCTGGCGCAAGCGCCTCGGCGCCGGCTGGCGCCAAGCGGGCGTGCTCGCCGCCGCCGGTCTGTACGCCATCGACCACAACGTCGAGCGCCTCGCCGAGGACCACGCCAACGCCCGCCGGATCGCCGAGATCCTCGCCGACGCGGCGCCGGGCTCGGTCAAGCCCGACCAGGTCGAGACCAACATCGTCGTCGCCGACCTGGCCGCCACCGGCCACACGGTCGCCGAGGTCGTCGCCGGCGCCGAGCAGGCCGGCGTCCTCGTCGGGGGAGTGGGCGCGACGCAGCTGCGCGTGGTCACCCACTTGGACGCCTCGGCCGACGACTGCCGCCAGGCTGCGGAGACGATCGCGCGCCTGCTGCGCTGA
- a CDS encoding ribose-phosphate diphosphokinase, translating into MREIVVFSGNAHSGLAEQICADLGVELSPVEIHRFSNDCLQVQLQVNCRQRDVYIVQPLVPPTQEHLMELLLMIDAARGASAAQITAVMPHYAYARSDKKDASRISIGGRLVADLLVAAGADRVLTMALHAPQVHGFFSVPVDHLTAIGVLADHFRGTDLTDTVVVSPDLGNAKTATQFARLLGLPVAAGSKQRLADDRVVIDAIVGDVAGKKAIVLDDEIATGGSIIELLDRLKDLGCTQAAVACTHGLFAGKAVERLRSHPSITEVISTDTVPRPDGFPELQVSSVSKLFAAAIQRIHDGESVSSLFDGVDPTHAPPQPKLPF; encoded by the coding sequence GTGCGAGAGATCGTCGTGTTCAGCGGTAATGCTCATTCCGGCCTTGCCGAGCAGATCTGCGCCGATCTCGGCGTCGAGCTCTCGCCGGTCGAGATCCACCGCTTCAGCAATGACTGCCTGCAGGTCCAGTTGCAGGTGAACTGCCGCCAGCGTGACGTCTACATCGTCCAGCCGCTGGTGCCGCCGACGCAGGAGCACCTGATGGAGCTGCTGCTGATGATCGACGCGGCCCGCGGTGCCTCGGCGGCGCAGATCACCGCCGTGATGCCGCACTACGCGTACGCGCGGTCGGACAAGAAGGACGCGTCGCGGATCTCGATCGGCGGCCGGCTGGTCGCCGACCTGCTGGTCGCGGCCGGTGCGGACCGGGTGCTGACGATGGCGCTGCACGCGCCGCAGGTGCACGGGTTCTTCTCGGTCCCGGTCGACCACCTGACCGCGATCGGCGTACTGGCCGACCACTTCCGCGGCACCGACCTGACCGACACGGTCGTGGTCAGCCCGGACCTCGGCAACGCGAAGACCGCGACCCAGTTCGCGCGGCTGCTCGGGCTGCCGGTGGCGGCGGGCAGCAAGCAGCGGCTGGCCGACGACCGCGTCGTGATCGACGCGATCGTCGGCGACGTGGCCGGCAAGAAGGCGATCGTGCTGGACGACGAGATCGCCACCGGCGGCTCGATCATCGAACTGCTCGACCGCCTGAAGGACCTCGGCTGCACCCAGGCCGCGGTCGCCTGCACGCACGGCCTGTTCGCCGGCAAGGCGGTCGAACGCCTGCGCTCGCACCCGTCGATCACCGAGGTGATCAGCACCGACACGGTGCCACGCCCGGACGGCTTCCCCGAGCTGCAGGTCAGCTCGGTCTCCAAGCTCTTCGCCGCCGCGATCCAGCGCATCCACGACGGCGAATCGGTGAGCAGTCTGTTCGACGGGGTCGACCCGACGCATGCACCGCCGCAGCCCAAGCTCCCTTTCTAG
- a CDS encoding class II 3-deoxy-7-phosphoheptulonate synthase — translation MQFATLNEGVVPGVPSLDELRDLKPLQQPEWPDPVALEQVIGQLRKLPPLVFAGECDDLTGKVGAVARGEAFLLQGGDCAETFDGVTAENIRAKLRVLLQMSVVLQYAASVPVVKVGRIAGQYAKPRSSGDETRDGVTLPSYRGDAVNGIDFTPESRIPDPRRLREVYNAAAATLNLTRAFTTGGYADLHQVHAWNTDFVRSSPVGRRYEQLASEIERALAFMRACGATADEFKTVDFYASHEALILEYEHALTRIDSRTEQPYNVSGHLLWVGERTRQLDGAHVEFLATLSNPLGVKIGPTTTPEYIRALIDKLNPKGIEGRLTFITRMGAGKIREALPPLLEAVRDHGSPVAWVCDPMHGNTYETPNGYKTRNFDDVVNEVQGFFDAHEQVGTWPGGLHVELTGDDVTECLGGGEELVAEDLVNRYETACDPRLNRHQSLELAFLVAERLRGAQS, via the coding sequence ATGCAATTCGCGACGTTGAACGAAGGCGTGGTGCCGGGTGTCCCCAGCCTGGACGAGCTGCGGGACCTCAAGCCGCTCCAGCAGCCCGAGTGGCCGGACCCGGTGGCGCTGGAGCAGGTGATCGGCCAGCTGCGCAAGCTGCCGCCGCTGGTCTTCGCCGGTGAGTGCGACGACCTGACCGGCAAGGTCGGGGCGGTCGCGCGCGGTGAGGCGTTCCTGCTCCAGGGCGGAGACTGCGCCGAGACGTTCGACGGCGTGACCGCGGAGAACATCCGGGCCAAGCTCCGGGTGCTGCTGCAGATGTCCGTCGTCCTGCAGTACGCCGCGAGCGTGCCGGTGGTGAAGGTCGGCCGGATCGCCGGCCAGTACGCCAAGCCGCGCAGCTCCGGCGACGAGACCCGCGACGGCGTCACGCTGCCGTCGTACCGGGGTGACGCGGTGAACGGCATCGACTTCACGCCCGAGTCCCGCATCCCCGACCCGCGGCGCCTGCGCGAGGTCTACAACGCGGCCGCCGCGACGCTGAACCTGACCCGCGCGTTCACCACCGGTGGGTACGCCGACCTGCACCAGGTGCACGCCTGGAACACCGACTTCGTCCGCTCCTCGCCGGTCGGGCGCCGCTACGAGCAGCTGGCCTCCGAGATCGAGCGGGCGCTGGCGTTCATGCGTGCCTGCGGTGCGACCGCTGACGAGTTCAAGACCGTCGACTTCTACGCGTCGCACGAAGCGCTGATCCTCGAGTACGAGCACGCGCTGACCCGGATCGACTCGCGCACCGAGCAGCCGTACAACGTGTCCGGGCACCTGCTCTGGGTGGGCGAGCGGACGCGGCAGCTGGACGGCGCGCACGTGGAGTTCCTCGCCACGCTGTCGAACCCGCTGGGCGTGAAGATCGGCCCGACGACGACGCCGGAGTACATCCGCGCCCTGATCGACAAGCTGAACCCGAAGGGCATCGAGGGTCGGCTGACGTTCATCACCCGGATGGGCGCGGGCAAGATCCGCGAGGCGCTGCCGCCGCTGCTGGAGGCGGTCCGCGACCACGGCTCGCCGGTCGCGTGGGTCTGTGACCCGATGCACGGCAACACCTACGAGACGCCGAACGGCTACAAGACCCGCAACTTCGACGACGTGGTCAACGAGGTCCAGGGCTTCTTCGACGCCCACGAGCAGGTCGGGACGTGGCCGGGCGGTCTGCACGTCGAGCTGACCGGCGACGACGTGACCGAGTGTCTCGGCGGCGGCGAGGAGCTGGTCGCGGAGGACCTGGTCAACCGCTACGAGACCGCGTGCGACCCCCGGCTGAACCGGCACCAGTCGCTGGAGCTCGCCTTCCTGGTCGCGGAACGGCTGCGCGGAGCACAGTCTTGA
- a CDS encoding YybH family protein — translation MSFEAFLRRFEDANTAFVNGDVSLWLPLVSRSEQTSIFGGFGGQEVGWSQIGPRYAWASAQFAPSGAKVEFEYLDKHAGSDTAYTVAIERCTVRYVDRPGEHEHVLRTTMIFRREDDEWFIVHRHGDPLTAPPA, via the coding sequence ATGAGTTTCGAGGCGTTCCTGCGCCGGTTCGAGGACGCCAACACCGCCTTCGTCAACGGTGACGTCTCGCTCTGGCTGCCGCTGGTGTCGCGCAGCGAGCAGACGTCGATCTTCGGCGGCTTCGGCGGTCAGGAGGTCGGCTGGTCGCAGATCGGTCCGCGGTACGCGTGGGCCTCGGCGCAGTTCGCGCCGAGCGGCGCGAAGGTCGAGTTCGAGTACCTGGACAAGCACGCCGGCTCCGACACGGCGTACACGGTCGCGATCGAGCGGTGCACGGTCCGGTACGTCGACCGGCCGGGTGAGCACGAGCATGTCCTGCGCACGACGATGATCTTCCGTCGCGAGGACGACGAGTGGTTCATCGTGCACCGGCACGGCGACCCGCTCACCGCGCCACCGGCCTAG
- a CDS encoding VOC family protein: protein MTLRTKSHWFGVVLDAPDARELGQFYQRLLGWQIFGNEPNWVTLAPSKDAGYNLAFQTEPNYQRPVWPPAEGQPQMSMHLDLEVDDLDEAVAHAVASGAELADFQPQDDVRVMLDPAGHPFCLYVD from the coding sequence ATGACACTCCGCACGAAGTCCCACTGGTTCGGTGTCGTTCTCGACGCACCGGACGCGCGCGAGCTCGGCCAGTTCTACCAGCGCCTCCTCGGCTGGCAGATCTTCGGCAACGAACCGAACTGGGTCACCCTCGCGCCGTCCAAGGACGCCGGCTACAACTTGGCCTTCCAGACCGAGCCCAACTACCAACGCCCGGTCTGGCCCCCCGCCGAAGGGCAGCCCCAGATGTCGATGCACCTCGACCTGGAGGTCGACGACCTCGACGAGGCCGTCGCCCACGCCGTCGCCTCGGGCGCCGAGCTCGCGGACTTCCAGCCCCAGGACGACGTCCGGGTGATGCTCGACCCGGCCGGTCACCCGTTCTGCCTGTACGTCGACTAG